The following are from one region of the Phycisphaerales bacterium genome:
- the tsaD gene encoding tRNA (adenosine(37)-N6)-threonylcarbamoyltransferase complex transferase subunit TsaD, which translates to MLTLGFETSCDETACAVVRDGRHVLSNAIATQTELHAGYGGVVPEIAGRAHVERLIPVLRKAIADAGVSLKDIDAVAVGHRPGLIGSLLVGVSAAKAASLALGVPIVGVDHVQAHLVAGTLDTDEDTPMPALGLVVSGGHTATYHVPALTQAHRLGSTRDDAVGEAYDKAATILGLAYPGGPRLDTLARDPAADPYAVEFPVSRLEDGSLDFSFSGLKTAVLYAVRGVPVRKGRPGPPPPPPLTEARVRDLAACFQRAACHAVMLKVGRALDALADSGIECRSILAGGGVTANSRLRKELTSLAAERGLVLRLPKMEYCLDNAAMIAALGGLRLLAGERDDLTLRAHPSSDIPAFTAL; encoded by the coding sequence ATGCTGACGCTGGGATTCGAGACCTCCTGCGACGAGACCGCGTGCGCCGTCGTGCGCGATGGGCGGCACGTGCTGAGCAACGCCATCGCCACGCAGACCGAGCTGCACGCCGGCTACGGCGGGGTGGTGCCCGAGATCGCCGGCCGGGCGCACGTGGAGCGCCTCATCCCCGTGCTGCGCAAGGCCATCGCCGACGCGGGCGTGTCGCTGAAGGACATCGACGCCGTCGCGGTCGGCCACCGGCCCGGGCTGATCGGCAGCCTGCTGGTTGGCGTGAGCGCGGCGAAGGCGGCTTCTCTTGCGCTGGGCGTGCCGATCGTCGGCGTCGATCATGTCCAGGCCCACCTGGTCGCCGGCACGCTGGACACCGACGAGGACACGCCCATGCCCGCCCTTGGCCTGGTGGTCAGCGGCGGCCATACGGCGACGTACCACGTCCCGGCGCTCACACAAGCCCACCGCCTCGGCTCGACGCGCGACGACGCGGTGGGCGAGGCGTACGACAAGGCCGCGACGATCCTCGGGCTCGCGTATCCGGGCGGGCCCCGGCTCGACACGCTCGCCCGGGACCCCGCCGCCGATCCCTACGCGGTCGAGTTTCCCGTCAGCAGATTGGAGGACGGCTCGCTGGACTTCTCCTTCAGCGGGCTGAAGACCGCCGTGCTGTACGCGGTCCGGGGCGTGCCGGTGCGCAAGGGCCGGCCGGGCCCGCCGCCCCCGCCGCCGCTGACCGAAGCCCGCGTGCGCGACCTGGCGGCGTGCTTCCAGCGCGCCGCGTGCCACGCGGTGATGCTCAAGGTCGGCCGCGCGCTCGATGCGCTCGCAGACAGCGGCATCGAGTGCCGGTCCATCCTCGCCGGCGGCGGCGTGACGGCCAACAGCCGCCTGCGCAAGGAGCTGACGTCTCTGGCCGCCGAGCGCGGGCTCGTGCTGCGGTTGCCGAAGATGGAATACTGCCTGGACAACGCCGCGATGATCGCCGCGCTGGGCGGGCTGCGCTTGCTCGCCGGCGAGCGCGACGATCTTACGTTACGCGCCCATCCCTCCAGCGATATCCCGGCGTTCACGGCCTTATGA
- a CDS encoding peptide chain release factor-like protein, translating into MSGEPPDIDYFAQPERVDRPAHPASLPDDAILADCTLERGRIGGPGGQHRNKVETAITLTHRPTGQSAQAGERRSPKDNQRMALRRLRLALATHVRVSVPAGEIRSDLWLERTKGGKVAINPNHRDFPTMLAEAMDVVWAARMDIRKAAARLQVSRTQLVRLIAKHPAALAEMNAARVQRKLRPLHP; encoded by the coding sequence ATGAGCGGCGAGCCCCCGGACATCGACTACTTCGCCCAGCCCGAGCGGGTCGACCGCCCCGCCCATCCCGCGTCCCTTCCGGACGACGCCATCCTCGCCGACTGCACGCTGGAGCGCGGCCGCATCGGCGGGCCGGGTGGCCAGCACCGCAACAAGGTCGAGACGGCCATCACGCTCACCCACCGGCCAACCGGCCAGAGCGCCCAGGCCGGCGAGCGGCGCAGCCCGAAGGACAACCAGCGCATGGCGCTCCGCCGCCTGCGGCTCGCGCTGGCAACGCACGTTCGCGTGAGCGTCCCCGCCGGCGAGATCCGCAGCGACCTGTGGCTGGAGCGCACGAAGGGCGGCAAGGTCGCCATCAACCCGAATCATCGCGATTTCCCGACGATGCTGGCCGAGGCGATGGACGTCGTGTGGGCCGCGCGCATGGATATACGAAAAGCCGCCGCGCGCCTGCAGGTCAGCCGCACGCAACTGGTCAGGCTGATCGCGAAGCACCCGGCCGCGCTGGCGGAAATGAACGCCGCCCGCGTGCAACGCAAGCTCCGCCCGCTGCACCCCTAG
- a CDS encoding ankyrin repeat domain-containing protein has product MRRLVFVPILLLALGLCTSLLVAWAGALLDRSAWPDTLLTGEPVGSRTEMRGWVVEHGRDRTLTWRTFIPLSLWDRPPDRSATVQLPAWSVGHQLEDQPGPFAPARERTRDMAWEASAGWPMRCVRAVRHAGPTQLVLPGEFVRGGVEAEAYAWPLPHEVGRPEAASVVRPWVTHWRRPIVPLRPMPVGLLVNTVVFAAVWFVALSPLLALRPLRRWRRARKNRCAGCGHARDGLPNGAPCPECGRARDERTTTTELLTARAPVLGAALALVLVVTASTALTLHRSMAVDRLPPLHRAAAVGDLVEVERLLAAGASASVVHRRRGGLPGALTDTTTLEWAAARGHAAVVERLLDAGAPTTADGWGRGPLAMAIRHGHDAIARRLLDELAAGPLPIDLASMLVYASDDTRARALVILGDHPFVLGSAASSAMSANDPAFAQGLAERGLTEDPRWPADVLDGAVRADAAAWRWHERKDLGLTRRMLAIGPAPSVEGIVPLVESAIEEGALPALDALLASQPGLTIESLHIEGEEVARATVRGGPAMLARLLELGVDPNTPARRGFNALLPAALEADANAVALLLNAGVDPTLEEDDQTLRAWLLVRAERAAGHPNHNPHFPSQTDPDAFARIIDLLKAAEARWRAGEGGADAAGTPGGP; this is encoded by the coding sequence GCTGCTCGCCCTGGGCCTGTGCACGAGCCTTCTCGTCGCGTGGGCGGGCGCGCTCCTGGATCGCTCGGCGTGGCCCGACACGTTGCTGACCGGTGAGCCAGTCGGCAGCCGGACCGAGATGCGCGGGTGGGTGGTCGAGCACGGCCGCGACCGGACGCTGACGTGGCGGACGTTCATTCCGCTCAGCCTGTGGGATCGGCCGCCGGACCGCAGCGCGACGGTCCAGCTGCCCGCATGGAGCGTGGGGCACCAGCTCGAAGACCAGCCCGGGCCGTTCGCGCCCGCGCGGGAACGGACGCGGGACATGGCGTGGGAGGCGAGCGCCGGGTGGCCGATGCGCTGCGTGCGGGCGGTGCGCCACGCGGGGCCGACCCAACTCGTCCTGCCCGGCGAGTTCGTGCGAGGGGGCGTGGAGGCGGAGGCGTACGCCTGGCCGCTGCCGCACGAGGTTGGTCGCCCCGAGGCGGCGTCGGTCGTGCGCCCGTGGGTCACCCACTGGCGGCGACCGATCGTGCCGCTGCGGCCGATGCCCGTTGGCCTGCTGGTGAACACGGTGGTCTTCGCGGCGGTGTGGTTCGTCGCGTTGTCGCCGCTGCTCGCGCTGCGGCCGCTTCGTCGCTGGCGACGCGCACGGAAGAACCGCTGCGCTGGCTGTGGTCATGCCCGCGACGGCCTGCCGAACGGCGCGCCCTGCCCCGAGTGCGGCCGCGCCCGCGACGAGCGCACGACGACGACCGAGCTGCTCACCGCCCGCGCGCCCGTGCTCGGCGCGGCGCTGGCGCTCGTCCTCGTCGTCACCGCGAGCACCGCGCTGACGCTGCACCGATCGATGGCCGTCGATCGGCTGCCCCCGCTGCACCGGGCCGCGGCGGTAGGGGACCTGGTCGAGGTCGAGCGGTTGCTGGCCGCCGGCGCTTCGGCCAGCGTGGTCCATCGCCGGCGCGGGGGCCTGCCCGGCGCCCTGACCGACACGACGACGCTGGAGTGGGCCGCGGCCCGCGGGCACGCCGCCGTGGTCGAGCGCTTGCTGGACGCGGGCGCCCCGACCACCGCCGACGGCTGGGGGCGCGGGCCCCTGGCGATGGCGATCCGTCACGGCCACGACGCGATCGCCCGGCGGCTCCTGGACGAACTGGCGGCGGGCCCACTGCCCATCGACCTGGCCTCCATGCTCGTCTACGCGAGCGACGACACGCGCGCACGGGCGCTGGTGATCCTGGGCGATCACCCCTTCGTGCTGGGCAGCGCGGCCTCGTCGGCGATGAGCGCCAACGACCCGGCGTTCGCTCAGGGGCTGGCCGAGCGCGGGCTGACCGAGGATCCCCGCTGGCCGGCGGACGTCCTCGATGGCGCGGTCCGGGCCGACGCGGCGGCCTGGCGTTGGCACGAGCGGAAGGACCTGGGCCTGACGCGGCGCATGCTCGCGATCGGGCCGGCCCCTTCGGTCGAGGGCATCGTCCCCTTGGTCGAATCGGCGATCGAGGAGGGCGCCCTGCCCGCGCTGGACGCGCTGCTGGCCAGCCAGCCGGGGTTGACCATCGAGTCGCTGCACATCGAGGGCGAGGAGGTCGCGCGGGCCACCGTTCGCGGCGGTCCGGCCATGCTCGCCCGCCTTCTCGAGTTGGGCGTCGATCCCAATACGCCCGCACGCCGGGGCTTCAACGCATTGCTGCCCGCCGCGCTCGAGGCCGATGCGAATGCCGTCGCGCTGCTGCTGAACGCCGGCGTCGACCCCACGCTCGAAGAGGACGACCAGACGCTGCGGGCCTGGCTGCTCGTCCGCGCCGAGCGGGCCGCCGGCCACCCGAACCACAACCCCCATTTCCCTTCGCAGACCGACCCGGACGCCTTCGCGCGCATCATCGACCTCCTCAAAGCCGCCGAGGCCCGCTGGCGTGCCGGCGAGGGCGGGGCGGATGCCGCCGGGACGCCCGGCGGTCCCTGA